From Aquabacter sp. L1I39, the proteins below share one genomic window:
- the cybH gene encoding Ni/Fe-hydrogenase, b-type cytochrome subunit, producing MTDASPALPAVASTPAAGIPAERDPAGRKLTTVYVYEAPVRLWHWVNALSIVVLCITGYLIGSPLPTLSGEPSAHYLMGTIRFIHFSAAYIFAVGFVGRIIWAFFGNSYSRELFTFPFWRKSFWRGLFVEAQWYAFLKTRPLKFTGHNPLAQTFLFFVMVLGSAFMIGTGFALYSEGEGLGSWQDKLFGWIIPLLGGSLSVHTLHHLGMWVIILFVIIHVYSVVREDIMSRQTMISAITNGYRTFRDDDPE from the coding sequence ATGACGGATGCCTCCCCCGCATTGCCCGCCGTCGCCTCTACCCCCGCCGCCGGCATTCCGGCGGAACGGGACCCGGCGGGGCGCAAGCTGACCACGGTCTATGTCTATGAGGCGCCGGTGCGCCTTTGGCATTGGGTGAATGCGCTCTCCATCGTGGTTTTGTGCATCACCGGCTATCTCATCGGCTCGCCGCTGCCCACCTTGTCGGGGGAGCCGAGCGCCCATTATCTCATGGGCACCATCCGCTTCATCCATTTCTCGGCGGCCTACATCTTCGCCGTGGGCTTCGTGGGGCGGATCATCTGGGCCTTCTTCGGCAATTCCTATTCCCGCGAGCTCTTCACCTTTCCGTTCTGGCGCAAGAGCTTCTGGCGCGGGCTGTTCGTGGAAGCCCAGTGGTACGCGTTCCTGAAGACCCGGCCGCTGAAATTCACCGGCCACAATCCCCTCGCCCAGACCTTCCTGTTCTTCGTGATGGTGCTGGGCTCGGCCTTCATGATCGGCACCGGCTTTGCCCTTTATTCCGAGGGCGAGGGGCTCGGCTCCTGGCAGGACAAGCTGTTCGGCTGGATCATCCCGCTGCTTGGCGGCAGCCTGTCGGTGCACACGCTCCATCACCTCGGCATGTGGGTAATCATCCTGTTCGTGATTATTCACGTCTACTCGGTGGTGCGCGAGGACATCATGTCCCGCCAGACCATGATCTCCGCCATCACCAATGGCTATCGCACCTTCCGGGACGACGACCCGGAGTAA
- a CDS encoding HyaD/HybD family hydrogenase maturation endopeptidase yields the protein MADERILILGIGNILWADEGFGVRTVEHLDATYAFPDTVSLLDGGTQGLYLLPHLEDADTVIILDAVDYGLPPATLHVVRDEDVPVALSARKVSLHQTGFQEVLALLRLRGRAPRRLVLVGVQPHTLDDYGGGLTEGVAAQVAPAADHVVGLLRAEFNVDPRPRAASAPDILAPAVTRAAYEAGRPSAEEACRIGDARVLARGAGA from the coding sequence ATGGCCGACGAACGCATTCTCATACTCGGCATCGGCAACATCCTATGGGCGGATGAAGGCTTCGGCGTGCGCACCGTTGAGCACCTGGATGCCACATACGCCTTTCCTGACACGGTAAGCCTCCTCGATGGCGGCACGCAGGGCCTGTACCTGTTGCCCCATTTGGAGGATGCAGACACCGTCATCATCCTCGACGCGGTGGATTACGGCTTGCCGCCTGCCACCCTCCACGTGGTGCGCGACGAGGACGTCCCCGTCGCTCTTTCCGCCCGCAAGGTCAGCCTCCATCAGACCGGCTTCCAGGAGGTGCTGGCTTTGCTCCGATTGCGTGGCCGCGCGCCGCGCCGCCTCGTCCTTGTGGGGGTGCAGCCCCACACGCTCGACGATTATGGCGGCGGCCTGACGGAAGGTGTCGCCGCCCAGGTGGCGCCGGCGGCGGACCACGTGGTCGGTCTCCTGCGCGCCGAGTTCAATGTCGATCCCCGCCCGCGCGCCGCATCCGCTCCCGACATTCTTGCCCCCGCCGTGACGCGGGCCGCCTACGAGGCCGGCCGGCCGAGCGCGGAAGAGGCCTGCCGCATCGGCGATGCCCGCGTGCTGGCGCGCGGCGCGGGAGCCTGA
- a CDS encoding HypC/HybG/HupF family hydrogenase formation chaperone translates to MCVGIPMRLLSRSGDAGLCAGANGPQPVDLSLVPEAEAGDHLLVFLGAARTRLDPEEAARIAEALAALSAVMAGEDPALIDRAFADLDREPQLPPHLAAAYAAGRKEA, encoded by the coding sequence ATGTGCGTCGGCATCCCCATGCGCCTCCTCTCCCGGTCCGGCGATGCCGGCCTGTGCGCCGGGGCCAATGGCCCGCAGCCGGTGGACCTGTCTCTGGTGCCGGAGGCGGAGGCCGGCGACCACCTCCTGGTCTTCCTCGGCGCCGCGCGCACCCGGCTCGATCCGGAAGAGGCCGCCCGCATCGCCGAGGCGCTGGCCGCCCTCTCAGCCGTGATGGCCGGGGAAGACCCCGCCCTCATCGACCGCGCCTTTGCCGATCTCGACCGGGAGCCCCAACTCCCGCCCCATCTCGCCGCCGCCTATGCCGCCGGCCGCAAGGAGGCCTGA
- a CDS encoding hydrogenase, whose protein sequence is MLDTAPPPPASTLHPLVQRLLACHGYAYAEALDALADPRDVLLFLPSHAKAHLETPDIAVVLPELVKALDPSGARLTGAVAGPALETELRGALGLALPALVVVRSGAVTGSIARMRDWDEYLARLSALLPPASTH, encoded by the coding sequence ATGCTCGACACTGCCCCCCCTCCCCCCGCCTCCACGCTCCATCCCCTGGTGCAACGGCTGCTCGCCTGCCACGGCTATGCCTATGCCGAAGCGCTCGACGCCCTCGCCGACCCGCGCGACGTGCTGTTGTTCCTGCCCTCCCATGCCAAGGCGCACCTGGAGACGCCGGACATCGCCGTGGTGCTGCCGGAACTGGTGAAGGCGCTCGATCCCTCCGGCGCCCGCCTCACCGGCGCCGTCGCGGGGCCAGCGCTGGAGACCGAATTGCGGGGCGCCCTCGGCCTTGCCTTGCCGGCTTTGGTGGTGGTGCGTTCCGGCGCGGTTACGGGTTCAATCGCCCGCATGCGCGACTGGGACGAATATCTCGCGCGCCTCTCGGCCCTGCTGCCGCCCGCTTCCACCCACTGA
- a CDS encoding hydrogenase expression/formation protein: protein MASSPFATQPPIGFGPGSQPQEDDGLAYMPLPSGMRVFEPHVPDAVDTRRLAPALNLLTQVWEALQNWRAGAHASFAVSPLDAANRALIDECLGEGEVAVKVSGDAPLEIQEATFAGVWRVRGAGGVDRIEVGPFPRGALVRAFRPSWTVDLPALAVPAPGIFNAPPLITEIVHKAQALSGDGISHVINFSLLPHTPEDLALIETVLGEGNLTILSRGYGNCRIDACALKDVWRVRYYNSNDMLILDTIEITRLPEVAAAAPEDLADSAQRLAEVLETVMGAQEDSHGPV from the coding sequence ATGGCCTCCTCCCCCTTCGCCACCCAGCCCCCCATCGGCTTCGGTCCCGGCAGCCAGCCGCAGGAGGATGACGGGCTCGCCTACATGCCCCTGCCCTCCGGCATGCGGGTATTCGAGCCGCATGTGCCAGACGCGGTGGATACCCGCCGCCTGGCGCCCGCGCTCAACCTCCTCACGCAGGTCTGGGAGGCGCTGCAGAACTGGCGCGCCGGGGCGCACGCCTCCTTTGCGGTTTCGCCACTGGACGCGGCCAATCGCGCGCTTATCGATGAATGCCTGGGCGAGGGCGAGGTGGCGGTGAAGGTGAGCGGCGACGCGCCACTGGAGATCCAGGAAGCCACCTTCGCCGGCGTCTGGCGTGTGCGCGGCGCCGGCGGTGTCGACCGCATCGAGGTGGGCCCCTTCCCGCGCGGCGCTTTGGTTCGTGCCTTCCGGCCAAGCTGGACGGTGGATCTCCCCGCCCTCGCGGTGCCCGCACCGGGCATCTTCAATGCCCCGCCGCTCATAACCGAGATCGTGCACAAGGCGCAGGCCTTGTCCGGAGACGGGATCTCCCACGTCATCAATTTCTCGCTCCTGCCCCACACGCCCGAGGACCTCGCCTTGATCGAGACCGTGCTGGGAGAGGGCAACCTCACCATCCTTTCGCGCGGCTATGGCAATTGCCGCATCGATGCTTGCGCCCTGAAGGATGTGTGGCGGGTGCGCTACTATAATTCCAACGACATGCTGATCCTCGACACCATCGAGATCACCCGCCTGCCGGAAGTGGCCGCCGCCGCGCCCGAGGACCTCGCCGATTCCGCCCAGCGCCTCGCCGAGGTGCTGGAGACGGTGATGGGCGCGCAGGAGGACAGCCATGGCCCGGTTTGA
- the hybE gene encoding [NiFe]-hydrogenase assembly chaperone HybE → MARFEGSLRAGGADLPPATRLECKICWHVYDPAEGCETWQVPPGTAFVDLPSHWRCPVCDGARDQFMVLDVPADAAPAAPVPQQDERLKAIIAAVPPRLEAAFREIHAGQMRGVPMVNETLGVKAVGFRAHEGRALGVLVTPWFMNLVLLPGPDDDWSELTTGAKELIEFPSGCYEFLGANRPEVGPYKACSLFSPMFDFSSMLQAVETAQAALAALFDPEIREEGAQTGEIRRRREAEIAAAEAREAEALAAEAKAEAAPTTAAASAPADAPTAPVRPTRRDLIFGAGAARREATS, encoded by the coding sequence ATGGCCCGGTTTGAAGGCTCGCTGCGCGCGGGCGGCGCGGACCTGCCGCCCGCCACCCGCCTGGAATGCAAGATCTGCTGGCACGTCTATGACCCCGCCGAGGGCTGCGAAACCTGGCAGGTGCCGCCCGGCACCGCTTTCGTCGACCTGCCCAGCCATTGGCGCTGCCCGGTCTGCGACGGTGCGCGGGACCAGTTCATGGTGCTGGACGTGCCCGCCGATGCCGCACCGGCCGCCCCCGTGCCGCAGCAGGACGAGCGGCTCAAAGCCATCATCGCCGCCGTGCCGCCGCGCCTGGAAGCCGCCTTCCGGGAGATCCATGCCGGCCAGATGCGCGGCGTGCCCATGGTCAATGAGACGCTGGGCGTGAAGGCCGTGGGCTTTCGCGCCCATGAGGGCCGCGCGCTCGGCGTGCTGGTGACCCCCTGGTTCATGAATCTGGTGCTGCTGCCGGGGCCGGACGATGACTGGTCCGAGCTCACCACCGGGGCCAAGGAGCTGATCGAGTTCCCCTCCGGCTGTTACGAATTCCTCGGCGCCAACCGGCCGGAAGTGGGCCCCTACAAAGCCTGCTCGCTGTTCTCCCCCATGTTCGACTTCTCCTCCATGCTCCAGGCGGTGGAGACCGCGCAGGCAGCGCTGGCCGCCTTGTTCGATCCCGAGATCCGCGAGGAAGGCGCGCAGACCGGCGAGATCCGCCGCCGCCGCGAGGCCGAGATCGCCGCTGCCGAAGCGCGCGAGGCGGAGGCGCTCGCGGCAGAGGCAAAGGCGGAGGCTGCACCCACCACAGCCGCTGCCAGCGCGCCTGCCGACGCCCCCACCGCGCCGGTCCGCCCCACGCGCCGCGACCTGATTTTCGGCGCCGGCGCGGCACGCCGGGAGGCGACCTCGTGA
- a CDS encoding nickel-dependent hydrogenase large subunit, translating to MTAARPARPFTYAPMPDAERVLLGRAPEEAAVLIPRLYNIGAAAQGAAAAAALGLAGGSGDAIRAEIVREHGLFLFHHLPLALGEARDNEGLAILRAEDAAARLPRHLFGMHFPAALSLADLSPLQLDTLLERGETATTRTLARVATFDPAWARADLPDLTLPEAEAALADDTASPARDATLLTRVRGMPLLAALIARDGPSLLTRLLARVLDLCACLAPSSLEVLSGARPHGIGFAQAARGTLVHRARVAEGRVMSYKMLAPSRWTLAPGGLLERMLDALPARAEAGLIARLSLLAVNPCVAVRLASPLDA from the coding sequence GTGACCGCGGCGCGCCCCGCGCGGCCCTTCACCTACGCGCCCATGCCGGACGCGGAGCGGGTGCTGCTCGGCCGCGCGCCGGAAGAGGCGGCGGTGCTTATCCCGCGCCTCTATAATATCGGTGCCGCCGCCCAAGGCGCAGCCGCCGCGGCGGCGCTGGGCCTCGCCGGTGGAAGCGGCGACGCCATCCGCGCCGAGATTGTCCGCGAGCATGGCCTGTTCCTGTTCCATCATCTGCCCCTGGCCTTGGGCGAGGCGCGGGACAATGAGGGCCTCGCCATCTTGCGGGCCGAGGATGCCGCCGCCCGCCTGCCGCGCCATCTGTTCGGCATGCACTTTCCAGCCGCCCTTTCGCTCGCAGACCTTTCGCCCCTACAGCTGGATACTCTCCTGGAGCGCGGGGAAACCGCGACCACCCGGACCCTCGCCCGCGTCGCGACCTTCGACCCGGCCTGGGCGCGTGCGGACCTGCCGGACCTCACCCTTCCCGAGGCCGAGGCGGCTCTGGCGGACGACACCGCCTCTCCCGCCCGCGACGCCACCCTTCTTACCCGCGTGCGTGGCATGCCTCTCCTCGCGGCCCTCATCGCCCGCGACGGCCCGAGTCTCCTTACCCGCCTCCTGGCGCGCGTGCTGGACCTGTGCGCGTGCCTTGCCCCCTCTTCACTGGAGGTCTTGAGCGGCGCGCGGCCCCACGGCATCGGCTTCGCCCAGGCGGCGCGGGGCACGCTGGTGCACCGCGCCCGCGTGGCGGAGGGGCGCGTCATGTCCTACAAGATGCTGGCGCCCAGCCGCTGGACGCTCGCGCCCGGCGGGCTCCTGGAACGCATGCTCGACGCTCTTCCCGCGCGGGCAGAAGCGGGCCTCATCGCCCGCCTGTCCCTTCTCGCCGTCAATCCGTGCGTGGCGGTGCGCCTCGCCAGCCCTCTGGACGCCTGA
- the hypA gene encoding hydrogenase maturation nickel metallochaperone HypA codes for MHEMAICESLRDAIEDAARAQNFSRVTRVRLAIGRFAGVEVEALRFGFDVVMRGSPAEGADLVVLEEAGTAWCFDCNDTVPLAGRLDPCPRCGGERLLPNGGTDMKIKDLEVL; via the coding sequence ATGCACGAAATGGCCATCTGCGAGAGCCTGCGGGACGCCATCGAGGATGCCGCCCGCGCCCAGAACTTCTCCCGGGTCACGCGCGTGCGCCTCGCCATCGGCCGGTTCGCGGGCGTGGAGGTGGAGGCGCTGCGCTTCGGCTTCGACGTGGTGATGCGTGGCTCCCCCGCCGAGGGGGCGGACCTGGTGGTGCTGGAGGAAGCGGGCACCGCCTGGTGCTTCGACTGTAATGATACGGTGCCGCTGGCTGGCCGGCTTGACCCGTGCCCGCGCTGCGGCGGGGAACGCCTGCTGCCCAATGGCGGCACGGACATGAAGATCAAGGACCTGGAGGTGCTGTGA
- the hypB gene encoding hydrogenase nickel incorporation protein HypB, giving the protein MCVTCGCGTDAAILSGPWGEAKHEHEAQGQGQGHSHAHDAHGAHHHHHGDHDHEHHHGHGHDHGQAHGHDHSHDHGHPHTAPAAAPRLLELEQDILAKNDRFAARNRARLTDGGVLALNILAGPGAGKTTLLVETLKALAGRYQCAVIEGDQQTSNDADRIRAVGVPAVQVNTGKGCHLDAHMVGHAMERLPLPAGGVLFIENVGNLVCPAAFDLGEAKRATLLSVTEGEDKPLKYPDIFETADVVLLTKADLLPHLDVSEELLRANVARINPKAQILTVSSRGGPGLAPWLAWLATARAARLDALAASAQARAEALRSAIGA; this is encoded by the coding sequence ATGTGCGTGACCTGCGGCTGCGGCACCGACGCCGCCATCCTTTCCGGCCCCTGGGGCGAGGCGAAGCACGAGCATGAGGCCCAAGGGCAAGGGCAAGGGCATTCCCACGCGCATGACGCTCATGGTGCCCACCACCATCATCACGGAGATCACGATCACGAGCACCACCACGGCCATGGCCACGATCACGGCCAAGCTCACGGCCACGACCACTCTCACGACCACGGACACCCCCACACAGCTCCGGCCGCCGCCCCGCGGCTGCTGGAACTGGAGCAGGACATCCTGGCCAAGAATGACCGCTTCGCCGCCCGCAACCGCGCGCGGCTGACAGACGGCGGCGTGCTGGCCCTCAACATCCTGGCCGGTCCCGGCGCGGGCAAGACCACCTTGCTGGTGGAGACGTTGAAGGCGCTCGCCGGCCGCTATCAATGCGCTGTGATCGAGGGCGACCAGCAGACCTCCAACGATGCCGACCGAATCCGCGCCGTCGGCGTCCCCGCGGTGCAGGTGAATACGGGCAAGGGCTGTCACCTGGACGCCCATATGGTGGGCCACGCCATGGAGCGCCTGCCGCTGCCGGCGGGTGGCGTACTGTTCATCGAGAATGTGGGCAACCTGGTCTGCCCCGCCGCCTTTGATCTCGGCGAAGCCAAGCGCGCCACCTTGCTCTCGGTCACCGAGGGCGAGGACAAGCCGCTGAAATATCCCGATATCTTCGAGACCGCTGACGTGGTCCTGCTGACCAAGGCAGACCTCCTGCCCCATCTGGATGTATCGGAAGAGCTGTTGCGAGCGAATGTGGCCCGCATCAATCCCAAGGCGCAAATCCTCACCGTATCGTCCCGCGGTGGACCGGGCCTTGCCCCCTGGCTCGCCTGGCTTGCCACCGCCCGTGCGGCGCGGCTCGATGCCCTGGCGGCCAGCGCACAGGCCCGCGCCGAGGCCCTGCGCAGCGCGATCGGAGCCTGA
- a CDS encoding sigma-54-dependent transcriptional regulator has product MSTRPALLVVDDEPRSAEVMARVLGEEFEVFTALSAAEARRILEAEWIQAIFCDQRMPEVPGVAFLTEVRERWPEIVRVIVTGYTDPQDMIGAINEAGIYQYVSKPWHPDQLLLVARNAAHLFSLQREHDRLSLELRLAAPTAEARLARKRAEVAQNFHFDTLIRAAGSPLNATCRRAAQVAAFDVPVLIQGETGTGKELLARAIHYSSLRSERPFFAVNCGAIPDELLESELFGHKKGAFTGAHVTRIGLLDQADGGTILLDEIGDVSPAFQVKLLRFLQEGEIRPVGSNEAKRVNVRVLAASHRDLVKEVEAARFREDLFYRLSAMVLTMPPLRDRRGDLKPLALAILDSLCAQHGKAAKGFTEEALACIAAYDWPGNVRELQNEVLRMLVLTTEPLLGADLLSPHVLRAAAAPPPEAAAIALPDNGPLKDRIERMEASILLETLVRCRWNKSRAAEELGLSRVGLRAKLDRYGIAPGRPLARH; this is encoded by the coding sequence ATGTCGACGCGCCCCGCCCTCCTCGTGGTGGATGACGAGCCCCGCTCGGCGGAGGTGATGGCGCGCGTCCTGGGCGAGGAATTCGAGGTCTTCACGGCGCTGAGCGCGGCAGAGGCCCGCCGCATCCTGGAGGCAGAGTGGATCCAGGCCATTTTCTGCGACCAGCGCATGCCGGAAGTGCCGGGCGTCGCCTTCCTCACCGAGGTGCGCGAGCGCTGGCCGGAAATCGTGCGCGTCATCGTCACCGGCTATACCGACCCGCAGGACATGATCGGCGCCATCAACGAGGCGGGCATCTACCAATATGTGAGCAAGCCCTGGCATCCCGACCAGTTGCTGCTCGTGGCCCGCAACGCCGCGCACCTCTTCTCCCTCCAGCGGGAGCATGACCGGCTCTCTTTGGAACTGCGCCTCGCCGCCCCCACCGCCGAGGCGCGCCTTGCCCGGAAGCGGGCGGAGGTGGCGCAGAATTTCCATTTCGACACCCTCATCCGTGCCGCCGGCAGCCCGCTCAACGCCACTTGCCGCCGCGCCGCCCAGGTGGCGGCGTTCGACGTGCCGGTGCTGATCCAGGGCGAAACGGGCACCGGCAAGGAATTGCTGGCCCGCGCCATCCATTATTCGAGCCTGCGCTCGGAACGGCCTTTCTTCGCCGTCAATTGCGGGGCGATCCCGGACGAGTTGCTGGAGAGCGAACTCTTCGGCCACAAGAAGGGGGCCTTCACGGGCGCCCATGTGACCCGCATCGGCCTGTTGGACCAGGCGGACGGCGGCACCATCCTGCTGGACGAGATCGGCGATGTCTCCCCCGCCTTCCAGGTGAAGCTGCTGCGCTTCCTCCAGGAAGGCGAGATCCGCCCCGTGGGGTCCAACGAGGCCAAGCGCGTCAATGTGCGGGTGCTGGCCGCCAGCCACCGCGACCTCGTCAAGGAGGTGGAGGCCGCGCGCTTCCGCGAGGACCTCTTCTACCGCCTCAGCGCCATGGTCCTGACCATGCCGCCGCTCAGGGACCGGCGCGGGGACCTCAAGCCCCTGGCGCTCGCCATCCTGGATTCGCTCTGCGCCCAGCACGGCAAGGCCGCCAAGGGCTTCACGGAGGAGGCGCTCGCCTGCATCGCCGCCTATGACTGGCCGGGAAACGTGCGGGAATTGCAGAACGAGGTGCTACGCATGCTGGTGCTCACCACCGAACCGCTGCTGGGCGCCGACCTGCTCTCGCCCCATGTCCTGCGCGCCGCCGCCGCGCCGCCGCCGGAAGCCGCCGCCATCGCCTTGCCCGACAACGGGCCGCTCAAAGATCGCATCGAGCGCATGGAGGCGTCCATTCTGCTGGAGACGCTGGTGCGCTGCCGCTGGAACAAGAGCCGGGCGGCAGAGGAGCTGGGCCTCTCCCGCGTCGGCCTGCGCGCCAAGCTCGACCGCTATGGCATCGCCCCCGGCCGCCCCCTCGCCCGCCATTAG
- a CDS encoding HypC/HybG/HupF family hydrogenase formation chaperone, whose amino-acid sequence MCLGIPGRIVAIADAEAMLAVVDVSGVRRTVDVVCVAEPGAPLDDLIGAWVLVHVGFAMSRIDEEEAAATLKVLSEIGEAEAEIDAMRTGSVELLSKAG is encoded by the coding sequence ATGTGCCTTGGAATTCCCGGCCGTATCGTCGCCATAGCCGATGCCGAGGCCATGCTGGCGGTGGTGGATGTTTCCGGCGTCCGCCGCACCGTGGACGTGGTGTGCGTGGCAGAGCCCGGCGCCCCGCTGGACGACCTGATCGGCGCCTGGGTGCTGGTCCATGTGGGCTTCGCCATGAGCCGCATCGACGAAGAGGAGGCCGCGGCCACCCTCAAGGTGCTTTCCGAGATCGGGGAGGCGGAGGCCGAGATCGACGCCATGCGCACCGGCAGCGTCGAACTGCTGTCAAAGGCGGGCTGA
- the hypD gene encoding hydrogenase formation protein HypD codes for MRYVDEFRDPALAAALIREIEALCVRLGRGRERPVSVMEVCGGHTHAIFRYGLEGLLPDLIEFVHGPGCPVCVLPMGRVDDCVAIAERPEVIFATFGDAMRVPGSRKSLLQAKADGADVRMVYSPLDALALARRHPDREVVFFGLGFETTMPSTALTVLRAAREGITNFSLFCNHITIIPTLRALLEQPGFGIDGFIGPGHVSMVIGTAPYDFIAREFHRPLVVSGFEPVDLLQSLLMVIRQMDAGVARIENQYARVVPEAGNPAALKAVHEVYEPRPTFEWRGLGSIAGSGVRLREAYRAFDAEARFSVPDIKVADPAACRCGEVLTGAAKPWACPAFGTTCTPDMPLGALMVSSEGACAAYYQYAGLRGAA; via the coding sequence ATGCGCTATGTGGACGAATTCCGCGACCCGGCCCTTGCCGCCGCTTTGATCCGCGAAATCGAGGCCCTCTGCGTGCGCCTGGGGCGCGGGCGGGAGAGGCCGGTCAGCGTCATGGAAGTGTGCGGCGGGCACACCCACGCCATCTTCCGTTATGGCCTGGAAGGGCTGCTGCCGGACCTCATCGAGTTCGTCCACGGCCCCGGCTGCCCGGTCTGCGTGCTGCCCATGGGACGGGTGGATGATTGCGTCGCCATTGCCGAGCGTCCCGAGGTCATCTTCGCCACCTTCGGCGATGCCATGCGGGTGCCCGGCTCGCGCAAGAGCCTGCTCCAGGCGAAGGCCGACGGGGCGGATGTGCGCATGGTCTATTCACCGCTGGATGCGCTAGCCCTTGCCCGCCGCCATCCTGACCGGGAGGTGGTGTTCTTCGGCCTGGGCTTTGAGACCACCATGCCCTCCACTGCGCTCACGGTGTTGCGGGCGGCGCGCGAGGGGATCACCAACTTCTCCTTGTTCTGCAACCACATCACCATCATCCCGACGCTGCGCGCGCTGCTGGAGCAGCCCGGTTTCGGCATCGATGGCTTCATCGGGCCGGGCCACGTCTCCATGGTCATCGGCACGGCTCCCTATGACTTCATTGCGCGGGAGTTTCACCGTCCCCTGGTCGTCTCCGGCTTCGAGCCGGTGGACTTGCTGCAATCCCTTCTGATGGTCATCCGCCAGATGGATGCGGGCGTGGCGCGGATCGAAAACCAATATGCCCGCGTGGTGCCGGAAGCCGGCAATCCGGCGGCGCTCAAGGCGGTGCACGAGGTCTATGAGCCCCGTCCCACCTTCGAATGGCGCGGGCTCGGCTCCATCGCCGGTTCGGGGGTGCGGCTGAGGGAAGCGTACCGCGCCTTCGATGCGGAGGCCCGCTTCTCCGTGCCCGACATCAAGGTGGCCGATCCCGCCGCCTGCCGGTGTGGCGAGGTGCTCACCGGGGCGGCCAAGCCCTGGGCCTGCCCCGCCTTCGGCACCACCTGCACGCCCGACATGCCGCTCGGCGCGCTGATGGTGTCGTCCGAGGGGGCCTGCGCGGCCTATTACCAATATGCCGGCCTGCGGGGGGCGGCATGA
- the hypE gene encoding hydrogenase expression/formation protein HypE — translation MSAPAVPLHAASRRARPVTGTKVTLAHGGGGTAMRDLIEDVFRAPFAGGAPGAAEDQARFDLSALALQGDRLAFTTDSFVVDPLFFPGGDIGTLAVCGTINDLAVGGARPVALSCAVIIEEGLPLETLRAVATSLATTAAAAGVPIVTGDTKVVARGACDKLFLTTTGIGVIRPGLHVGIDRVRPGDVLLVNGLLGDHGAAILNARGDLALDTQIASDCAALHGLIADLITAAPGIRMMRDATRGGVAAVLNEMAEASQVGVRIRETDVPMRPEVAGFCEILGLDPLYLANEGKLVAAVPADEAQAALDALRAHPLGQGAALIGVATADRPGRVVMETRFGGARIVDMLVGDQLPRIC, via the coding sequence ATGAGCGCGCCGGCCGTTCCGCTTCACGCGGCGAGCCGGCGCGCCCGGCCGGTCACCGGCACCAAGGTGACGCTGGCCCATGGCGGTGGCGGCACGGCCATGCGCGATCTCATCGAGGACGTGTTCCGCGCGCCCTTCGCGGGCGGGGCGCCTGGCGCGGCGGAGGACCAGGCGCGGTTCGACCTTTCCGCCCTTGCGTTGCAGGGCGACCGGCTCGCCTTCACCACGGATTCCTTCGTGGTGGACCCGCTCTTCTTTCCCGGCGGCGACATCGGCACGCTGGCGGTCTGCGGCACCATCAACGATCTGGCAGTGGGCGGCGCCCGGCCCGTTGCGCTGTCCTGCGCCGTCATCATCGAGGAAGGCTTGCCGCTGGAGACTTTGCGGGCGGTGGCCACCTCCCTCGCCACGACCGCGGCGGCGGCAGGCGTGCCCATTGTCACCGGCGACACCAAGGTGGTGGCACGCGGCGCCTGCGACAAGCTCTTCCTCACCACCACCGGCATCGGCGTCATCCGCCCCGGCTTGCACGTGGGCATCGACCGGGTGCGGCCCGGCGACGTGCTGCTGGTGAACGGCCTCCTGGGCGACCATGGCGCCGCCATCCTCAACGCGCGGGGCGATCTCGCGCTCGACACGCAGATCGCCAGCGACTGCGCAGCCCTTCATGGGCTCATCGCCGACCTGATCACCGCCGCCCCCGGCATCCGCATGATGCGCGATGCCACGCGCGGCGGGGTGGCGGCGGTGCTGAACGAGATGGCGGAGGCAAGCCAGGTGGGTGTACGGATCCGCGAGACGGACGTACCCATGCGGCCGGAAGTGGCGGGCTTCTGCGAGATCCTCGGCCTCGATCCGCTCTATCTCGCCAATGAGGGCAAGCTGGTGGCCGCCGTGCCGGCGGATGAGGCGCAAGCAGCTCTTGACGCCTTGCGCGCCCACCCGCTCGGCCAGGGTGCCGCACTCATCGGCGTGGCCACCGCCGATCGCCCCGGCCGGGTCGTGATGGAAACCCGCTTCGGCGGCGCACGCATCGTCGACATGCTGGTGGGAGACCAATTGCCGCGCATCTGCTGA